The window GGTGAGTGGGCCTCTTGAAAACTGGGAGGCAGTTGAACACAGTGGTTTAAGAGCTCTGGCTCTGGAGCGATAGAGGCCTGGGTCCAAATTCTGGCTCTTCCACTGactatgtgaccttgagaaagtttcTTACCACTTTCCTCAATTTTCCCATGTagaaaatgggaatagtaataatagtgtcttttttttttttttttttacatggaatctcgttctgttgtccaggctggagtgcagtggtgcaatctcagctcactgcaaactccacctcctgggttcaagcgattctcctgcctcagccttccgagtagctgggattacaggcgcccaccaccacacctggctaatttttgtatttttagtagagacggggtttcaccatgttggccaggctggtctccaattcctgacctcaagtgatctgcccgcctcggcctcccgaagtgctgggattacagacatgagccactgtgcccagccaatagtaTCCTTTATATGGCTCTAACATGAAAGTAAACTGAAATAATTCTTATAAATGCTTAACATAGTACTTGGTGTTCAATGactgttagctattattatttttattgaaaatgggAATCAGAGAGGCAGTTTATCCAGGACTGTTCAGAGAACAGAGTACCCTGTTGGAAGACTCGTGTGTCTGGTCCCTATGGCTGAGACATCCTCATAGCAAATGAATGTATATGGATGGCTGGCCCCACTTTGCTGTTATTGAGCTTCTCCAATTTGTTATGCTTGCTTGACTTCATGCTCTGTAGGAATCttcttgtttttttagagacagggtattgctctgtccccaggctggagtgcagtggtgtgatcttggcccactgcagcctcttgAACTCCTATGCTTAAGCGATTCTTTGGAATCTTTTGATCATaatcaaaaattaatttggaagcagccgggtgcggtggctcatgcctgtaatcccagcacttcgagaggcggaggcgggcagatcacaaggtcaggagatcgagaccatcctggctaacacggtgaaaccccgtctctactaaaaaaaaaaaaaaaaaaagaaattagccgggcgtggtggcgggcgcctgtagtcccagctactcgggaggctgaggcaggagaatggcgtgaacctgggaggcggagcttgcaatgagcggagatcaagactccgtctcaaaaaaaaaaaaacttaatttggAATCAATTTGACTTCCAATTTAGATTTCCTATAAAGAGAAAAGGGACTGGCCAGAGGATTCAACTCCTGTTCCCATGATGGCtatttttcttgttataaatTAGTAAATTGGCATTCTGGCTTATATTTCAATCTCTTGGTGTTGAGTTAGGATCCACTCAGCTCTAGGCCCTCATGTGATGTATTCTTGGATATGGATCAATTCTCCAAGGCTCTACTTCCCTCAGGCTCCACTTTGGAAGGCAGTGGCTTTCCCAAGCCCCTTCTTAGTTGCTGGCCCCAAATCTCTGAGTCAACAGAATCAAAAGTCACTGCTTGTAAAAATGACTGCCCCAGTGACCAGCttttgtttccccttcacctttggTAAAGTTATCTTGGAAGATGCCATCCTGTACtaaggagaacaaaggaaggaaatctgGATTTGTCCACAGTTTGGCAGAGCTCTACAGGTATATGAGGTCAGGTGTGGGGGTAATGAAGGGATTGTGGGTCAGCAAACCCAGTGGGATTTCAACCTGGAACTAAGTCAGGTTCTGCCACCCTTACCCCCATCCCATGTGCTGTATCTATCATGGCTTTTTGTGGCTTCAACTTTGGGTAGCACATGTTGGGTTTTCCTAGGCAAGATAGTTTTCCTTGAGCCCCAGGGCTTGAAGAGGAACATGGGAAGGGGCAGCTGGGGAGCAAGCAGCCAGCTGCCTCTGGGTACATTGTCCAGGTGCCAAACCCTGATAGATTAGGGCTATCCCAACTGCTGATCCCATGATCCTCTTAGGGAGGCAAGTGGGGATTAAAGGAAATCTAATCCCAAGAGCTGAAGATCCCCAGTGGGGCTATCAAGAGCTGTCACCCAGCTCCATTGTCAAGCTGGGACTGGCCATAGGAGGGCCTGGAAGAGGCCACTGGATCTTCTAAGGAAGTCATGCCCATTGGACTATAGATCCACATCCACTCCTCTCACCTCTATCCCTTCTCCATCCTGACCCTACCCCCTTTGGGACTGCTTTCCAGGCACTTCCTACCAGAGTGTTGGGAAGTTGTCAAGACTCTGTTCTTCAAGACTTTGCTTGGTTGTCAGCTCCCCGGAAACTCTTGGCTGACTCACCTGAGGTGAGGTCCAGACCTTCCTGTGTGCTCTCACAGCCTGTCTCTATTGAAACACTCATCATGTTTTGCAGCAACTGTCTGATGACACATTTGTTCCTACTGGAgcatgagctccttgagggcagggacttttaTTCATGGGCAGAGCCTAATATGTAGTGCTCAATACATACGTTAAGAAttgcggccaggtgtggtggctcatgcctataattccagcactttgggaggccaaggcaggtggatcacctgaggtcaggaccagcctgaccaacatgatgaaaccccgtctctattaaaatacaaaattagctgggcatggtggtgcgtgcctgtagtcccagctacttgaggttgaggcaggagaattgtttgaacccagcaggcagaggttgcagtgagccgagatcgtgcctctgcactccagcctgggcaacaagagtgaaactccatctcaaaaaaaaaaaaaaaaaagaaaagaaaagaaaaaaagaattgcaagGAATTAGTCAGCTCCACTGTGTGTCCCCACCTAGTTTCCCCTTCACTTGTTAATTCTGTTTTGGAAAACAAAGTAGAATAACCCCTAACATGAGGCCTTCCCAGGGTTGATATCTTCTAAGGTTTTCTAAGAGGTTGGGGATTAGGATAATACTAATTTATATCATTATTATGCTACTGATAATATTATGGTCCTAATGATAccagtattatccccattttgaatttgaggaaactgaggctcaaagagttGAATGATTTGCCGTGGCTGTGTGACTAGGAATATCAGACCCAAATCTCTGAACTCCTAACTTTAGAGCTCCTTCAGCTACTCTACagttcttaattctttttttttttttctttttttgagacggagtttcgctcttgtcacccaggctagagtgcaatggcacaatcttggctcaccgcaatctccgcctcccgggttcaagcaattctcctgcctcagcctcccaagtagctgggattacaggcatgtgccaccacgcctggctaattttgtatttttagtagagatggggtttctccatgttggtcaggctggtcttgaactcctgacctcaggtgacccgccctcctcggcctcccaaagtgctgggattacaggcgtgaaccaccgtgcctggcccctagcTCTTAGTTCTTAAGTTTAATGCATCATATCCTGTATATGGCCTAcgtattattatcttcatttttctgaatAGGAAATCCAAgttttagccaggcgtggtggcacgcgcctgtaatcccagctcctcagaaggctgaggcaggagaatcacttaaagccgggaggcggaggttgcagtgagccgagattacaccactgtactccagcctgggcgaccgagtgagaattcatctcaaaaaaaaaaaaaaaaaaaaatccatgtttctAGTATTTAAACAACTTGTCCCAGCCCACACAGCTAGGAGTGATAGAGCCAGGGTTTGCACCCAGGCCTGTGCGATTCCAAGGCTTGTGCTTTTTCTGCACTCTGCCACCTCCTCTCAGTACTAGAGGGTTTGGATTGAGAGAAAACGGGGCCAAGAGTGGATGGATATTCAGGGGGAGGTGAGAACCAAAACTAACGTAGCTCTTTTGCTACCCATTCCCTCCCACCCCAGGTTGCGGGAACAGTGCCCTGAGCTACGAGCTGTTCCTCGGAGGCTTCCCTAATGTGACCAGTGTGGACTACTCATCAGTCGTGGTGGCTGCCATGCAGGCTCGCCATGCCCATGTGCCGCAGCTGCGCTGGGAGACCATGGATGTGCGGAAGCTGGACTTCCCCAGTGCTTCTTTTGATGTGGTGCTCGAGAAGGGCACGCTGGATGCCCTGCTGGCTGGGGAACGAGATCCCTGGACCGTGTCCTCTGAAGGTGTCCACACTGTGGACCAGGTGTTGAGTGAGGTGAGGGAGCAACAAGAGAGGAAAGCAGATCAATAGGTGGGGCTGCGGGGTTGAGGTTTCAGGGGACTGGAAGAAATCAGAAGCCAGAAGCATGTTTTGGAGCAAGTAGTGGGTCGCCCTCAGGAGTGTGGCTCTCTGAAGGGAGGGAAGGGTTAAGCGGGGTCGAGATTTATAGAGGCGGCTGGAGTAGTCAGGCTCACAAAGGCTGACATGTGGTTACTGGGTTGCCATAGGGATGAGGTAGCAGCCAGGTTCCTGACAGGTGACAGAGACTGCCAAGGTGAGCAGTTATAGGAAAGTGGTGCCCCTATACCTGATATCACTCCTATACCCTTCCCTGAATAGAATATAGCCCTAATCCCAAGGAATGGCCAGGGGCAGAGAAAGTGGCTCACTCTTTGCCATGGAAAGCCTGAGCTACAGATGTGGGGTGGTTCCTGAGGTTTGACTGGGAGAGCATCTGGAGCAGTACTGACCTTTGAGAACCTGAAGATCCACTTCTCACCAATGGCTTCTCTGTCTGCCTTGCAGGTGAGCCGCGTGCTTGTCCCTGGAGGCCGGTTTATCTCAATGACTTCTGCTGCCCCCCACTTTCGGACCAGACACTATGCCCAAGCCTATTATGGCTGGTCCCTGAGGCATGCTACCTATGGCAGCGGTTTCCACTTCCATCTCTACCTCATGCACAAGGGCGGGAAGCTCAGTGTGGCCCAGCTGGCTCTGGGGGCCCAAATCCTCTCACCCCCCAGACCTCCCACCTCACCTTGCTTCCTTCAGGACTCAGATCATGAGGACTTCCTTAGTGCCATTCAGCTCTGAGGCCAGAGCATGGTCCTCCACCCTTCCTGCCATTCTGCCCTGGGCTCCTCAGGTAGTTGGAATTCCTGACTTAGGACTTGGGGTTGGGTCCAAGGTGCTTACATCCCAGGGGCCTCATGCCTAAGATAGAGGGTGGGAGCGAACCCACATGAACCAATACAGCCCAGCTCCAACTAGATCCAGATTCCAGgtttcttgcttctttcttggGTTCCTCAGTTCTCTCCTGGGTTCCCCAACCTCCTCTGCCACCACACCAAACCACCAGTGATGCATCCCCTGGGGCAAAGCTCATCATAACCCCTCTGCACACCAGCCAGCCTGGAGACCGTTGTTCCTGGGGCCTGTTACTGATCCTCATCTAGCCTTGATTTATCCACAGGAGACTGCAGGCTTTGAACCTAGATTGCTTTATGTTTCTCACCCTAGCTCCATCCCCAACACTGGTGACCAGTCACGCCTGGGTTGTATCTCTACCCAAGGAGGCCACATCATAATGAGGttcccaggccagcctggcctgtCTGTCTTACTTGGCAACCGTCCCTCACCAGCAACATGCACCTGAGATTCCCAAGTACCTGCCCCCCCTCCCATTTTGGCCTGGCTCCTGAGACCTAAGCAgcggccacacacacacagagggggTCTGTGTTTATTCACACACTCCTGGTACAGTGAGGATGGAGGAACATTTACGAAGGGCACCCCTGGGTTGAGAACATCTCCGGGGCCACAGATGTCATCCAAAGGTTCAGAGCAGTCCCCATTTGGGTTCCCAGGGGCAAGACGCAGGGGTCCAAGGTAAAATCGGATCTGGGCCCTTGGAAGGTGATGATACCTTGGGGAGAAGGGGTCTGCCAGAAAGCCTCCTGGGGTCAGGCCTGGGCAGACTGGCCATGTGGTTGGTAACCGTGTCGGGGGCTTGTCTCATCCCAGCCTCAACACCCATCCTATCTGCCAGGCGCAGAAGAGCGTGGCCGAGACTGAGGGGAGGGCAGGAACCATGAGCAGAGCCAGTAAACAAAGAGTcggatataaaaatacaaatgtgctGAGGAAGTCCCTTagaaagaggctgaggctggggtcACGCCAGACAGGGGTGGGGGCGAGGAACGGCCCGGAGGACTGGGCTCAAGTGGGTGGAAAGCTCATGCAAGTACGCAGCCAAACATCCCTGGCCGCGCGCGGTCCGACACCGGCGGCCGCCCGGTCTGCAGACCAGACTGGCCGGaggggggcggggcaggggagCCGTGCGGGAGGGGGCGGGCCGGGGGCTGGGGGCCGCGGGTCTCCGTGTCCGTTCCGGTGTGCGGGGTGGGGCTGCGGCCCGAGGTTTTAAAGTGCATGAGCGCGGCGGCGGGTTCCGGGCGGGTCCGCGCCGCCGCTACCGCGGCCGCCGTGGTGCTGAAGCGGACAGCTCCGGAGTgcctggcggcggcggcggcacgGCCCTGCAGCCCCCGCCCGCGGGCGCCTGGGCCGGGGCGGGGGGGCGCCGGCAGCCGCATCGCCGGCCCGCGCTCCTGGCCGCTGCGAGGCTGGGCCCGGAGCCCGCCGCCCGAGCCGGCGCGTCTACACTCCGGACGGCGGCTTCTCCCCCATCCCCTTCAGCACGTCGTCTATCCGGTCATCCTCGATCACCACTGCGCAGGGAGAAAGCGCGTCAGCCGCGCGGCCTCGGGGGGCGGCGGCGATGAGAATGAGCCCCGCGTCCTAGCTTCCCGCGCAGCTACTGCCCGTGGCCCAGCGACGCCCCTCGGAACCCTGTGCCGCGGTGTCCTCCCCGTCCGAACTCTTCTGGAGACCCAACCCGCCGCCAAGCCTAGACCCCCTCCCCTCCCGATGGCGGAACGCCCCTCTTCCAAAGGCTCCAGCTATTCTCCCTCCCAGTGCGAGCCCTCCTGCCACCTGAGCCTTCCTCCCTCTGAGTTGATCAGAAACCTCTTGCTCACGGAATCCCCCTCTTCAACCCGCACTTCAACAGATCCCCCTGCTCAAATGGGGCTCAAACCGAGTATCCAGCTGGTCCAGCCCTCTCCTCAACCTGAGCCCTCTCGCCGCTGGAACCCCTCTTCCGATCCTGGCACCAACAGAGCTCCCCTCCCCATGCAAACAACCAAGACAAGCGGACCCCCGGCCTCCTGCCCTCTCTTGTTAGACGTCCCTCTCGACCCGAAGGTTCTTCGTATTGTCCACCGACTCAGTATTTGATCCCAAAGAATCAGCCCGTTACCCCGTGCTCCCACTTCCGTGCAGCCCCAAATGCCCCGACCGGCCCCTCCCCCTCGCCCGGGTGCCAGGGCTCTGCTTCCAGAGGTGGCGAGCATCGAATCCGGGGCACCGTGTTCCCgggagaagggaagagggggACACACACTGCAGCGGGGACCCCCCCCTCCAGCCCGGGCTGGAGAGCGGCTGGTGCGCTGGTCTGCGGCAAGAGCTGCGGGCACTCGGCGGGGAACGGCAGCCGGGGGGCGCCCGGCGGAGGGTTTCTGGGTCAGGCGGCGACTCCGGGCCCGGGCCGCGTACCTCGCTTGGCTCGGCCGATCTGGCCCAGCTTGGGGGGTCGCTTGGCCTGGTTGCCCGCGAAGAAGGAGTTGGTGTCCTGCAGGCGGCAGCTGAAGGAGAGGTCGGAGCCCTCGGGGTCTGCGCCGAAGCGGCCCATCTTGTCTTCGCTGTAGGGCAGGATCTCGGACATGGCGGGCGCGGGGTGGGCGCGGGGCGGGAGCGGGACTGCGGCGGGGCGCGGGCGGCGGGCTTGCTGCCGGACCGGCCCTACCTCAGCAGGGGAGCCGGCGGAAGGATGAAGTCATGCAGCATCCGGGGCTGAGGAGCCAAGCGGGGCCTCCTCCCCCgcgcctccgcctcccgggccgCTGggcaggcggcggcggcggcggtggcggggaccgggcgggggcgggggcggggggcgggggtggcggcggcggcggcaagAGCGGAATGACGATGAGCGCCCGACTGCGGCAGAGCACGGCGGGCGGGGCGCGGTGGAGGCGGGGCGGGCACTGGCCAGGGGAAAGAGGCGGGGCCGGGGGCAGGAGCGCGCCCAGCTACCCCGGGAACAGAGGCAGCTGGAGTGGGAGGTTCCCGCACTGTGGCGGGGAATGGCCAGCACGTGGGTCTTGGGGAATAGTACCAGCCAACCCGGCCGGGACCTCGCGGGGAGGGGCGGGACCGAAGGGGGGTGGGATCGAGCCTGGTACTGGAGGAGCTTGGAGGAGGGTCTGACCCCTAGGCTGGGAGAGGCGTGCAAGGGGGACTGGGAGCAGGAGGGCAAAAGCTGGCCGGGCGCGTTGGGGCGGGAAGGCGGCCGCAGGGCTGGCAATGGAAAGCGGGGAGCGGGAAATGCGCGGGGAGGAGACTCGGGTACAGGGTGACTGGGGAAGGCACGAACCCACAGCGCGGGAAGAGCTCGGGCCAGTGGGATGGTGCCCTTGCCGCTGACGCGCTCTTGTACTAGTTGCTCTGCTGGTCTTAAGTAGATCGTCAGGGTCCGTGCGCCTCTGAGTGCcggtctgtgtctctgtctccgcCTTTGTGTGTGTCAGTCCATCTCTAAGTGTctgtatctctctgtctctgtgcccCGTATCTCTTTCGCTGTGTTATGGCCTTTGTCTATGCCTGTCCCTTAAGTGTCTGCCTTTCTCTATCTATCTCCATTCTTGACTCCTGTATCTCTGTGCCAGTGTCTCCGTCTCCTGAATCTGGGTATTTCAGTCTCTCCTAGGAGGGGTCTATAGAAACTGGGCCGACGCGCGCGCACCAGGGCAGACACCCCCAGCCCTAGTCCGGTGGCTGTAGCCCCCCGCGGCTCTGGAGTGGTGCGCTCGCAGTGTAGGAGGAATGAATGGCGGCGTCGCGGGGGGCGCCCTGGGCTGCGGGTGACGCGGGGAAGCTCGGAGCACCTGAGGACGCGGAGCGCGCCAGTGTGTGCCCCGAGGGAGTGCGGTAGAGATGGAGGGTGCCCCCCGCCCTCGTTGCTTTGGACCACGGGTGAGTTCTCGCCTCACCGATGGGAACATGCCCTCTTCTCCCCTTGCCTCCCGCCCCCACAACCCCCGCCCTGGCTGGCCGTCACCCGCGGCGTCACCTGCTTGCCAGCGCGCAGGAGCTCTGGCGCAATCACTGGCCTTGGGGAGGAGGGGGTGTCTCACATGCGGCGACAGTGACGGCAGCGCTGAAAACGGTAATGATCACCCTGTACGTTCATTCCACACTCCAGGCGAACGCGCTTTCCTTCCTTAATCTGGCCAAATTACCaaatcacacagctggtgaggcTGCCTTGTAGTGGGTCTCCTTCCAACACTTTCTCGCCAGGTGTTAATACCGGAGACACAGGGACAAACGCAATGGTGGCTGCCCAGGGAACTGGATGGGGGGGGCGGTATGCCACAGGATACCTTGATGCCAGCCTCACTCAAGGGCCCAGGCCTGGGGGCCCATCACTATGAAGCCCTCCTCTGCTCTGTCCTAGTCTCCGGGATGAGGGCCACAGCTGGAGGTGGaggcccagcctggagtgagaGGAGCCCTGAAACTGGAAGGACAATAAAGGCGGAAGACTGGGGTCACTGGAAGAGAGTCCAGAAAATTCCACATACACTGGAAGTTGTCCAGTAATGGGTTCCAATCCTGACTCCCACTTTCTCAGTGACCTTGAACTGAAGGACCCATaatcatggttttaaaaaattaattcgtttgtacttaaaacattttaggaggccgggctcagtggctcacgcctgcaataccagcactttgggaggccgaggtgggtggatcacctgaggtcaggagtttgagaccagcctgatcaacatggcaaaaccctgtctctactaaaaatacaaaaaaaattagccaggtgtggcacacacctgcagtcccagctacttgggaggctgaggcacaagaaccgcTTGACCTAGGGTGGCAAAGGTGGCAGTTGGCGGacattgggccattgcactccagcctgggtgacaaagcgaggcgagactccgtctcaataaaagaaagagagagagagagagagagagagagagagagagagagagagagagagaaaggaaggaaggaaggaaaaaaattttaggaaaattaagaaaatcacataacatctttttttttttttttttttttgacacggagtcttgctccgttgcccaggctggagtgcaatggcgcgatcttggctcaccataacctctacctcccaggttcaagcgattctcctgcctcagcctcccgagtagctgggactacaggcacacgccaccatgcccagcttttttttttttttttttttttttttttttttgagatggagtctcactctgtcgccaggctggagtgcaatggcgccatctcagctcactgcaacctccccctcctgtgttcaagtgattctcatgcctcagcctcctgggtagctgggactacaagtgtgtgccaccactcccagctaatttttgtatttttagtagagacagggtttcaccatgttggccaggatggtctcaatctcttgacctcgtgatccgcccactcggcctcccaaagtattgagattacaggtgtgagccactgcgccctgccagtctttgtattttttgtagagatgaggtttcactatgttggccaggctggtcttgaactcctgacctcgcgatccgcccgccttggcctcccaaagtgctgggattataggcatgagctaccacacccggccttataactatatatatatatatatatccttctaGTCTTTTCACCATGTGTCTGCATGATATGATACCTCTGTAAGCCCCATGTTCTAGTCTGAAGCATGGGGATGATAAAACCTACTTATTAAGGAACGTTTTGCTGGGCAACattcatggctcacacctatgaattccgccactcagaag is drawn from Homo sapiens chromosome 3, GRCh38.p14 Primary Assembly and contains these coding sequences:
- the CAMK2N2 gene encoding calcium/calmodulin-dependent protein kinase II inhibitor 2 translates to MSEILPYSEDKMGRFGADPEGSDLSFSCRLQDTNSFFAGNQAKRPPKLGQIGRAKRVVIEDDRIDDVLKGMGEKPPSGV
- the EEF1AKMT4 gene encoding EEF1A lysine methyltransferase 4 gives rise to the protein MASPGAGRAPPELPERNCGYREVEYWDQRYQGAADSAPYDWFGDFSSFRALLEPELRPEDRILVLGCGNSALSYELFLGGFPNVTSVDYSSVVVAAMQARHAHVPQLRWETMDVRKLDFPSASFDVVLEKGTLDALLAGERDPWTVSSEGVHTVDQVLSEVSRVLVPGGRFISMTSAAPHFRTRHYAQAYYGWSLRHATYGSGFHFHLYLMHKGGKLSVAQLALGAQILSPPRPPTSPCFLQDSDHEDFLSAIQL